GGATTTGCTATAAAAACTATTTTTGTATTTTTACCTACTTTTTTCAAGATTTCGACCACAGAAACTTTAAAATTTACTTCTTTTGAAAAATTAACTTTAGCACCAACAATTTTTGCATAAATTCTGTACATTAAAAAACTGTACTGCGGGACAACTACTTCATCACCCTTATTAAGAAATAGTGTACATATCATTTGTATTATTTCATCTGATCCTGCTCCACATATAATTTTTTCTTTATTTAAATTAAATTTCTTTGAAATAGTTTCTATTAATTTTTTAAACTTACTATCAGGATATTTTGAAATATTGCTCTTTCTATTCTTTAAGATATTTTTAACTCTTTCCCCTGCACCGAAAGCTGACTCATTTGCTGACAGTTTAATTACTTTTTTTTTAGAGCTTAATAATGACCTCCCTGGCTTGTAGGTGACGAGATCTATTTTCCTAAAATTTGATGCATTCATATCGATAATTATTAAAGTGAATATTTATATATTTAAACAAAAGAAGCAATCAATTCCAAAAAAATTGACATGTAAATACCTATCTTGTAAAAGCTTTCTGCGCTGATTTAAACTGAATTGCGAGCGCTATAAAAAACCTGCTAAACAAGTTTTTTTACCTCTCAATTCATTAAATCTTAAATTTATTATGAATAAGTTAAAACAGTTAAAAAATATTGTAATAACAAAACCACAAAAATTAGATTGTGGAAAAGAGATTTCAAATTTTCCAATTTCATATGAGACATATGGGACTCTTAACGAAAAAAAAGATAATGCAATTTTAGTATTTCATGCATTGACAGGTGATCAATTTGCTTCTGAAAAAAATCCTATTACAAATAAAGATGGCTGGTGGAGTTACGCACTTGGATCAGGAAAAGCTATAGATACAGAGAAATTTTTTGTCATATGCGCCAACGTAATTGGAGGATGTATGGGTTCATATGGTCCAAGCACAATAGATGAAGAAACAGGCAAACCCATAGGGACAAATTTTCCTGTTATAACAATTAATGATATGGTTAATGCTCAATACAATCTACTAGAGCATTTTAAAATAGATAAATTATTTGCAGTTATCGGTGGGTCCATGGGTGGTATGCAGGTATTACAATTTGTTTCAAATTTTCCGGATAAAGCACATATTGCAATACCGATTGCCTGTACATCTAGTCATTCTGCACAAAATATTGCATTCAACGAACTTGGAAGACAAGCAATACTTGCTGATACTAATTGGAAAAATGGTTTGTATGAACAAAATAAAACAAGTCCTGATAAAGGTTTGGCTGTTGCTAGAATGGCAGCACATATTACTTATTTGTCGAAAAAAGGTCTCCAGGAAAAATTTGGTAGAAAGTTACAAGAGAGAGATGATTTGAAATTTAGTTTTGATGCAGATTTTCAAATTGAGAGTTATCTTAGATACCAAGGATCAGTTTTTGTAGATAGGTTTGATGCAAATAGTTACTTATATATAACTAGAGCAATGGATTACTTCGATTTATCAAAACAATTTAATGGCAATCTATCAGCTGCTTTCAGTAATACGACTTCTAAATTTTTTGTAATTTCATTCACTTCAGATTGGCTATATCCAACTGCTGAAAATAGAGAGATAGTTATAGCGCTAAACGCAATTGGTGCAGATGTTGGTTTTGTAGAAATAGAGTCTGACAAAGGACACGACTCTTTTCTTTTAGATGTACCAGATTTTTTAGATACTTTAGGGAACTATTTAAAAACAAACTATAAAACTGTGAATGAAAAAAGAATTTAAAGTTATTTCGGAGCTAATATTACAAAATTCCAAAGTTTTAGATGTTGGATGCGGCGATGGAGAATTAATGAAGTTTCTTAAGGATAATAAAACTTCAAAAATACGTGGTTTAGAAATTTCAAAAAATAGGGTTCAAAATTGCCTATCAAAAGGTTTGACTGTAATAGAAGGAAATGCAGAAAATGACTTACAACAATTCCCAAATAATTCATTCGATTTTGTTATTTTAAGTCAGACGCTTCAAGCTTTCTTAGATCCTGAAAAAGTTATCTCCGAGCTTTTGAGAGTTGGTAAAAAAGCAATTGTTACTATACCAAACTTTGGTTACTGGAAAGTTCGTCTTAATTTATTAATCAAGGGCACAATGCCAGTTACAGAAAACCTTCCTAATGAATGGTATAATACACCTAATTTGCATATGTGTACTTTAAGGGATTTTTTCAATTTTTGTTCAAAAAGAGAAATAAAAATTTTTAAATCTTTAGCATTAAAAAATGATAAAACTCTAAATTTAAGTTCTAAAAATTTAGCATGGAGAAATTTAGAATCGCAATTAGGTATTTTTTTAATAGAGAAATAAATGAATGTTGAGATTATAAAATGTCTAGAAGATAATTATTCTTATTTAATTATAGACAGTAAAAAAAATGCATGTGTTGTAGACCCAAGTGAAGAAGGACCAGTAATTGCTTCTATAGAAAGTAATCAAGCTAATTTAAAGTTTATATTAAACACGCATCATCATTTTGATCATATTGGAGGAAATTTAAATTTAAAAAAGAAATATAATGCCAAAGTAATAGGATATGTAGAAGATAAACATAGAATACCAGGAATGGATATAGAGTTGAAGGACAAAGAGATTTGGAGCAAAGATGAATTTAGTTTTCAAGTATTCCATATACCAGGACATACTTCTGGGCACATATGTTTCTATTTTAAAAAAGAAAAATTATTATTCACTGGAGATACATTATTCTCTTTAGGATGTGGTAGAATATTTGAAGGTACATATGAACAAATGTTTTCCTCGCTTCAAATATTTAAAAATTTCCCTAAAGATACAAAAATATTCTGTGGACATGAATACACAATGAAAAATGCAGAGTTTTGTAAAATTCAAGATCAACAAAATGAGAAGTTAAACAAAAAATTTGAAAAAATAAAAAATTTATTAGACAAAGGATTACCAACTATTCCAACCACAATTGAGGACGAGCTAGATTGCAACATTTTTTTAAAATCTGAAGATTTGGAAACATTTTCAAAATTGAGAGATTTAAAGGATAATTTCTAAGTTATTCAGCTTGACTATGATTTGACCCTGACTATATTGCTGTTTATAAAAATTAGGACTAACTATGTCATTCGCAGTAATAAAAACAGGTGGAAAACAGTATAAGGTGCAAGCTGGCGAAATAATTAAGATTGAAAGATTAGAAGATTCGAAACCTGAAACTAAATTAGAATTTAACGAAGTTTTAGCTTACGGAGACGATAAAAACCTTGAATTAGGAGAACCAACTATTTCAGGAGCTAAAGTTGAAGCTGACTTAATTAAAAATGGAAAAAATAGAACGGTATTAATTTTTAAAAAAAGAAGAAGAAAAAACTCTAGAAGAAAAAATGGACATAGACAGCAGTTTTCTTTAATTAGAATAAATAAAATTTTTGCTAAGGATGGAAAGATAATTTCAGAGGCGGAAATAAAAAAGGAAGCTTCAAAAGAAATAAAAACTCAAACTAAGGAAGTTTCAAATAAATAGGTAAACTATGGCA
The Candidatus Pelagibacter sp. RS40 DNA segment above includes these coding regions:
- the metX gene encoding homoserine O-acetyltransferase MetX produces the protein MNKLKQLKNIVITKPQKLDCGKEISNFPISYETYGTLNEKKDNAILVFHALTGDQFASEKNPITNKDGWWSYALGSGKAIDTEKFFVICANVIGGCMGSYGPSTIDEETGKPIGTNFPVITINDMVNAQYNLLEHFKIDKLFAVIGGSMGGMQVLQFVSNFPDKAHIAIPIACTSSHSAQNIAFNELGRQAILADTNWKNGLYEQNKTSPDKGLAVARMAAHITYLSKKGLQEKFGRKLQERDDLKFSFDADFQIESYLRYQGSVFVDRFDANSYLYITRAMDYFDLSKQFNGNLSAAFSNTTSKFFVISFTSDWLYPTAENREIVIALNAIGADVGFVEIESDKGHDSFLLDVPDFLDTLGNYLKTNYKTVNEKRI
- the metW gene encoding methionine biosynthesis protein MetW, producing the protein MKKEFKVISELILQNSKVLDVGCGDGELMKFLKDNKTSKIRGLEISKNRVQNCLSKGLTVIEGNAENDLQQFPNNSFDFVILSQTLQAFLDPEKVISELLRVGKKAIVTIPNFGYWKVRLNLLIKGTMPVTENLPNEWYNTPNLHMCTLRDFFNFCSKREIKIFKSLALKNDKTLNLSSKNLAWRNLESQLGIFLIEK
- the gloB gene encoding hydroxyacylglutathione hydrolase gives rise to the protein MNVEIIKCLEDNYSYLIIDSKKNACVVDPSEEGPVIASIESNQANLKFILNTHHHFDHIGGNLNLKKKYNAKVIGYVEDKHRIPGMDIELKDKEIWSKDEFSFQVFHIPGHTSGHICFYFKKEKLLFTGDTLFSLGCGRIFEGTYEQMFSSLQIFKNFPKDTKIFCGHEYTMKNAEFCKIQDQQNEKLNKKFEKIKNLLDKGLPTIPTTIEDELDCNIFLKSEDLETFSKLRDLKDNF
- the rplU gene encoding 50S ribosomal protein L21, whose translation is MSFAVIKTGGKQYKVQAGEIIKIERLEDSKPETKLEFNEVLAYGDDKNLELGEPTISGAKVEADLIKNGKNRTVLIFKKRRRKNSRRKNGHRQQFSLIRINKIFAKDGKIISEAEIKKEASKEIKTQTKEVSNK